Proteins encoded within one genomic window of Scomber japonicus isolate fScoJap1 chromosome 16, fScoJap1.pri, whole genome shotgun sequence:
- the asmt2 gene encoding acetylserotonin O-methyltransferase 2, with protein sequence MAEHLSQSELDYPFKLLEYFNGFRVSKVIFSACELGVFDLLLKSQEPLSAQHVARELSTSVDGMESLLDALVGIEILEVETTDGTAFYSSTDVANLYLAKGSGKSLHDMIVYYSQTIYPLWNNMVDAVRDGKNQNEKTFGLPSEEVFQAIYRSEEEMLKFMGLMNSSWVLDGHDIVTAFNLSCFQTIVDLGGCTGALAREVTKAYPSSSVTVFDLPQIVETAQKHFCQENDAVSFQSGDFFEGEIPPADLYVLARIIHDWPEEKCLTLLKRIYDVCKPGGGVLLVEALLFENRRGPVMAQLFSLNMLVQTEGKERPPSDYTHMLEKTGFSNVQVCRTGKSYDAILAIR encoded by the exons ATGGCAGAGCATCTGTCCCAGAGTGAGCTCGACTATCCCTTCAAACTTCTGGAGTATTTCAACGGGTTCAGGGTGTCAAAG GTGATATTTTCGGCCTGTGAACTCGGAGTGTTCGACCTCCTGCTGAAGTCTCAGGAGCCGCTGAGTGCTCAACATGTGGCTCGGGAGCTGAGCACCAGCGTGGACGGCATGGAGAGTCTGCTGGACGCCCTGGTGGGCATCGAGATCCTGGAGGTGGAGACAACAGATGGGACAg CTTTTTACAGCAGCACTGATGTGGCGAATCTTTACCTGGCCAAAGGCAGCGGCAAGTCTCTTCACGACATGATCGTCTACTATTCCCAGACCATCTACCCGCTGTGGAACAACATGGTGGACGCCGTCAG GGACGGGAAGAATCAGAATGAAAAGACCTTCGGCCTCCCGTCAGAGGAAGTCTTCCAAGCGATTTACAG ATCGGAGGAGGAGATGCTGAAATTCATGGGTCTGATGAACTCCTCGTGGGTTCTGGACGGACACGACATCGTGACGGCGTTCAACCTCTCCTGCTTTCAGACCATCGTAGATCTCGGAG GGTGCACCGGTGCTCTGGCCCGTGAGGTGACGAAGGCGTACCCGTCCTCCTCCGTCACGGTGTTCGACCTCCCGCAGATCGTGGAAACAGCTCAGAAACATTTCTGTCAGGAGAACGACGCCGTTTCATTTCAATCCG GAGATTTCTTCGAGGGTGAAATTCCTCCTGCTGATCTTTACGTTCTGGCCCGAATCATCCACGACTGGCCTGAAGAGAAATGCCTGACGCTGCTGAAGAGGATCTATGACGTCTGCAAACCAG GCGGCGGCGTCCTGCTGGTGGAGGCCTTGCTGTTTGAGAACCGGCGTGGACCCGTCATGGCTCAGCTCTTCTCCCTCAACATGCTGGTGCAGACGGAGGGCAAAGAGCGCCCGCCGTCCGACTACACCCACATGCTGGAAAAGACCGGCTTCAGCAACGTGCAGGTCTGCCGGACCGGGAAGTCCTACGACGCCATCCTGGCCATCAGATGA